The following proteins come from a genomic window of Halobellus litoreus:
- a CDS encoding multicopper oxidase family protein codes for MTKFELTRRKLVKAGAAVGFASAMPFGAMGVAAQSSPSLDKYVTTMPVPTVREPDGKRQGADYHEIRMKQGIQELHPDLGQTRIWGYDGQYPGKTIEARRNERVKVKWINDLPDEHLLPVDDTIHGAAGNPEVRTVAHAHGLHTESASDGLPEAWFTQNYDQTGDHFVKEIYDYDNGQPGATLWYHDHALGITRLNVYAGLAGFYILQDNYERSLDLPTGDYDVPILIQDRSFTEEGELFYPDVEIGDVETSIVPEFFGDTSVVNGKVWPKFEVEPRKYRFRVLNGCNSRFINPRLFEVTVNNEEDPDGSTPPVYQIGTDLGFIDQTFQPERINLGPAERAEIIVDFSGMDGKSFVLGDNTASAPFKGPGTTVQEVELFDFMRFDVTLPLDGEDTSSIPQKPGRPDPFGQEQTTRDLPLIESTDDYGRLMNILNQRKWEDGISENPKLGTTEVWNLVNTTEDSHPIHVHLIEFEVVERQPFDAAAYLADLNDEQDPTDDNLDPLEEYYTGDPRAPEPDERGRKDTVQAHPEEITRIKTRFGSHTGRYVWHCHILEHEDHEMMRPYEVVTGGN; via the coding sequence ATGACCAAATTCGAACTCACACGACGGAAATTGGTAAAAGCAGGTGCGGCGGTCGGGTTTGCGTCGGCGATGCCGTTCGGTGCGATGGGCGTCGCAGCCCAGTCGTCACCGTCCCTGGACAAATACGTGACCACGATGCCGGTTCCGACTGTTCGGGAACCAGACGGCAAGCGCCAGGGTGCCGACTATCACGAAATCCGTATGAAGCAAGGGATCCAAGAGCTCCATCCGGACCTCGGCCAGACCAGGATCTGGGGGTACGACGGCCAGTATCCCGGCAAGACCATCGAGGCCCGACGTAACGAGCGCGTGAAGGTCAAGTGGATAAACGACCTTCCGGACGAGCACTTACTCCCGGTTGACGACACCATCCACGGCGCGGCAGGAAATCCCGAAGTGCGCACCGTCGCCCACGCCCACGGGCTTCACACCGAGTCCGCAAGCGATGGTCTGCCGGAGGCGTGGTTCACGCAGAACTACGACCAGACAGGTGATCACTTCGTCAAGGAAATCTACGATTACGACAACGGTCAGCCAGGTGCGACGCTCTGGTACCACGACCACGCGCTGGGCATCACCCGGTTGAACGTCTACGCCGGGCTCGCCGGCTTCTATATCTTACAAGACAACTACGAACGAAGTCTCGACCTACCGACCGGCGACTACGACGTGCCCATCCTCATCCAGGATCGCTCGTTTACCGAGGAGGGCGAACTATTCTATCCAGATGTGGAAATTGGAGATGTTGAGACGAGCATCGTGCCGGAATTCTTCGGCGATACTTCCGTCGTCAACGGGAAAGTCTGGCCGAAGTTCGAGGTCGAACCGCGGAAGTATCGCTTCCGTGTCCTCAACGGGTGTAACTCCCGATTCATCAATCCCCGACTATTCGAAGTCACCGTGAATAATGAAGAGGACCCGGATGGCTCGACTCCTCCGGTATACCAGATCGGTACCGACCTTGGGTTCATCGATCAGACGTTCCAACCCGAGCGGATTAATCTTGGACCCGCAGAACGTGCTGAGATCATCGTTGACTTCTCCGGGATGGATGGCAAGAGTTTCGTTCTGGGCGATAACACCGCGTCCGCGCCATTCAAAGGGCCGGGAACAACTGTCCAGGAGGTCGAACTCTTCGACTTTATGCGCTTCGATGTCACTCTCCCGTTGGATGGGGAGGATACCAGTTCGATCCCCCAGAAGCCAGGGCGTCCCGATCCATTCGGCCAAGAACAAACCACGCGGGATCTACCGCTCATCGAGTCGACCGACGACTACGGCCGGCTCATGAACATCCTCAACCAGCGTAAGTGGGAGGATGGCATCTCGGAGAATCCCAAGCTGGGGACGACCGAAGTGTGGAACCTCGTCAACACGACCGAGGATAGCCATCCCATCCACGTCCACCTCATCGAGTTCGAGGTGGTCGAACGCCAGCCGTTCGATGCTGCGGCCTATCTGGCGGACCTCAACGACGAGCAGGATCCAACAGACGATAACCTCGATCCGCTTGAGGAGTACTACACTGGCGACCCGAGAGCGCCAGAACCTGACGAGCGAGGTCGTAAAGATACAGTTCAGGCCCATCCTGAAGAGATAACGCGCATCAAGACTCGATTCGGGAGTCACACTGGTCGGTATGTCTGGCACTGCCACATCCTTGAACATGAGGACCACGAGATGATGCGCCCTTACGAGGTTGTAACCGGCGGCAACTAA
- a CDS encoding transposase encodes MVQTTEVKQVCRAASTLLFSELDFGVKSCGEYTREDFEEILSRIAFDHEFANTGGKTLQLDRDEQVDLTATTRNPLAKSLLYHLRNLSTDAIDDQFDGVQDRLFEVLRSQRRLPDFVDVAIDLHEWRFYGSADTDHVITTYPDLGTNRAFCFATLCIVAPRTRFTLAVLPMDANGFRAKREAVRSLLETAREYVSIRHVYLDRGFYQVHVVAELEQLGVDYIVRARPSSGMKGRLSAGAETVTDEYTMRRKRKPTASVDVTVFAVPHRTIEDEHVWFVTSLDVDPATAKAYAAAFRRRWGIETSYRQIGDFLPRTSSPTFSVRLFYFLFAVSLYNLWVLANVLASADTVPKTPPISTRIFRRFVLSTDYG; translated from the coding sequence ATGGTACAGACAACAGAGGTGAAACAAGTCTGTCGTGCTGCTTCGACGTTGCTATTCTCGGAGCTGGATTTTGGTGTCAAATCGTGCGGTGAGTACACGAGAGAGGATTTCGAGGAAATCCTCTCTCGTATCGCCTTCGATCACGAGTTCGCAAACACGGGTGGCAAAACGCTCCAACTTGACCGTGACGAGCAAGTGGACCTCACAGCCACAACTCGGAACCCTCTCGCTAAATCGCTGTTGTACCACCTGCGAAATCTTTCGACGGACGCTATCGACGATCAGTTCGATGGCGTCCAGGATCGATTATTCGAAGTCCTCCGATCACAGCGGCGACTCCCCGATTTCGTCGATGTTGCCATCGATCTTCACGAGTGGCGCTTCTACGGATCAGCCGACACTGACCACGTGATAACGACGTATCCTGATTTAGGAACGAACAGAGCGTTTTGCTTCGCAACGCTGTGTATCGTTGCACCTCGCACTCGGTTCACGCTTGCTGTGCTGCCGATGGACGCGAACGGCTTTCGCGCCAAGCGCGAAGCCGTTCGCTCCTTACTCGAAACTGCGCGTGAGTACGTCTCAATTCGGCACGTCTACCTCGACCGTGGATTCTACCAGGTCCACGTCGTTGCGGAGTTAGAGCAGTTGGGTGTTGACTACATCGTTCGTGCGCGACCGAGTAGCGGAATGAAAGGCCGTCTCAGCGCCGGCGCTGAGACGGTCACCGACGAGTACACGATGCGACGAAAGCGAAAACCAACTGCGTCGGTAGACGTCACAGTCTTCGCAGTTCCGCACCGCACAATCGAAGACGAGCACGTCTGGTTCGTAACAAGCTTAGATGTAGATCCGGCGACAGCGAAGGCGTACGCGGCGGCGTTCCGCCGCCGCTGGGGCATCGAGACCTCGTATCGACAGATCGGTGACTTTCTTCCGAGAACGTCGTCGCCGACGTTCTCGGTGCGATTGTTCTACTTTCTGTTCGCGGTTTCGCTGTACAATCTCTGGGTGCTAGCCAACGTGTTAGCTTCAGCTGACACAGTTCCAAAGACACCGCCGATCTCAACACGAATCTTCCGTAGATTCGTTCTCTCAACAGACTACGGCTGA
- a CDS encoding cupin domain-containing protein codes for MTATNPTPTIRRASEITYDTVELAEGLQKGVLLGDEDGTPNFNMRRFILEPGARIPRHTNKVEHEQFVIEGTYQVGVGDETHTVSEGDSLLIPAGVEHWYQNDNDDRGSFLCVVPKEDDEITIRE; via the coding sequence ATGACAGCCACAAATCCCACACCAACCATCCGCCGTGCCTCGGAGATCACCTACGACACCGTCGAGTTGGCTGAGGGCCTCCAGAAAGGTGTCCTGCTGGGTGATGAAGATGGAACACCGAATTTCAATATGCGACGGTTCATCCTCGAGCCAGGGGCACGGATCCCACGACACACTAACAAGGTCGAACACGAACAGTTCGTCATCGAAGGCACCTACCAGGTCGGAGTTGGTGACGAAACCCACACCGTGTCGGAGGGTGATTCGCTCCTGATCCCGGCGGGTGTCGAACACTGGTACCAAAACGACAACGACGACCGCGGGTCATTCCTGTGTGTTGTCCCGAAAGAAGACGACGAGATCACCATCCGAGAGTGA